A section of the Amycolatopsis sp. AA4 genome encodes:
- a CDS encoding glutamate ABC transporter substrate-binding protein, translating into MRIRALVAALFLLVSCVSCGSSTVSKDDPLPTRARDGNHLTIGIRFDAPGLSQRTVDGRLAGFDVDVATFVARELGVEPDRITWHETTPARRETDLTSGAVDLVVATYSITDKRKQRVSFAGPYFVTGQDLLVRLTSPDITGPESLNGKRLCSVTGSTPAQMVKDKFAQMVKLVEYPRYPDCVTALLANQVDAVTTDAVILAGYAAQNPELLKVVGRPFSAERYGIGLRKGDTEGQHAVDDAIRKMVSTGAWRKSLEANIGPSNYPLPNPPEITEQ; encoded by the coding sequence ATGCGGATTCGCGCACTGGTTGCCGCACTGTTTCTGCTGGTCAGCTGCGTCTCCTGCGGTTCGTCGACGGTATCCAAGGACGATCCGCTTCCCACCCGGGCGCGTGACGGCAACCACCTGACGATCGGAATCCGGTTCGACGCGCCCGGCCTTTCGCAGCGAACCGTCGACGGCAGGCTCGCCGGTTTCGACGTCGACGTCGCCACTTTCGTCGCGCGCGAACTGGGGGTCGAACCGGACCGCATCACCTGGCACGAGACCACCCCGGCCCGCCGCGAAACGGACCTCACCTCGGGCGCGGTCGACCTGGTCGTGGCCACCTATTCGATCACCGACAAGCGGAAGCAGCGGGTGAGCTTCGCCGGACCGTACTTCGTCACCGGCCAGGACCTGCTGGTGCGGCTCACCTCGCCGGACATCACCGGTCCGGAAAGCCTCAACGGCAAACGGCTCTGCTCGGTCACCGGCTCGACGCCCGCGCAGATGGTGAAGGACAAGTTCGCGCAGATGGTGAAGCTGGTCGAGTACCCGCGGTACCCCGACTGCGTCACCGCGCTGCTGGCCAACCAGGTCGACGCGGTGACCACGGACGCGGTGATCCTCGCCGGGTACGCCGCGCAGAACCCGGAGCTGCTGAAGGTGGTCGGCCGCCCGTTCTCCGCCGAGCGGTACGGCATCGGCCTGCGCAAGGGCGACACCGAGGGCCAGCACGCGGTGGACGACGCGATCCGGAAGATGGTGTCGACCGGGGCCTGGCGGAAGTCGCTGGAGGCGAACATCGGGCCGTCGAACTACCCGTTGCCGAATCCACCGGAGATCACCGAGCAGTGA
- a CDS encoding C40 family peptidase, with amino-acid sequence MNAPVDHLVRNGLDTTNQFAAKLKHDPAAINGARDGHVALQTSVGQANQHAGAQRVNLAQASSGATSERAVQTSKDLEKEVQDLLDESAEIERAVAEAAETLHVGEIRHDQVRDEILREIASSMKALAAVNGIQPPESRAAAARQILLQLQTKIGQLTGQAATFTEETLGKLTGLGQRLGGSESTSASSATTSVPQAFNNNGAHVSHGGGGGDSGGGGGGGGGYAGKPRLPVAVPPQPGSGVGINLPGGKTVMAPNETAAKAVRAALSQLGVPYVWGGTARGQGLDCSGLTMTSYQDAGLQLPRTAKQQTVGAEVPSIDQLLPGDLVVWSGHVAMVIGDGQMVEAGDPVQISKIRTTNAGQQFIGFYRPTG; translated from the coding sequence GTGAACGCTCCAGTCGATCATCTGGTCCGCAACGGACTGGACACCACCAATCAGTTCGCCGCGAAGCTGAAGCACGATCCGGCGGCGATCAACGGCGCGCGCGACGGACATGTCGCGCTGCAGACGTCCGTCGGCCAGGCCAATCAGCACGCGGGCGCGCAGCGGGTGAATCTGGCCCAGGCCAGTTCCGGGGCGACCTCGGAGCGGGCGGTCCAGACGTCGAAGGATCTGGAGAAGGAGGTCCAGGACCTTCTCGACGAGAGCGCGGAAATCGAGCGGGCGGTCGCGGAAGCCGCGGAGACGCTGCACGTCGGCGAGATCCGCCACGACCAGGTGCGGGACGAGATCCTGCGGGAGATCGCGTCCTCGATGAAGGCGCTGGCGGCGGTCAACGGGATCCAGCCGCCGGAGAGCCGAGCGGCCGCGGCGCGGCAGATTCTTTTGCAGCTGCAGACGAAGATCGGGCAGTTGACCGGGCAGGCGGCCACGTTCACCGAGGAGACGCTCGGGAAGCTGACCGGGTTGGGGCAGCGGCTCGGCGGGTCGGAATCGACGTCCGCGAGCAGTGCCACGACTTCGGTGCCGCAGGCGTTCAACAACAACGGCGCGCACGTCAGCCACGGCGGTGGCGGCGGCGACAGCGGCGGCGGTGGCGGAGGTGGCGGCGGGTATGCCGGGAAGCCTCGGCTGCCGGTCGCTGTTCCGCCGCAGCCGGGCAGTGGCGTCGGGATCAACCTGCCGGGCGGGAAAACCGTGATGGCACCGAACGAAACCGCGGCCAAGGCGGTTCGGGCGGCGTTGTCTCAGCTGGGCGTGCCGTATGTGTGGGGCGGGACCGCGCGCGGGCAGGGGCTCGACTGCAGCGGGTTGACCATGACGTCCTATCAGGACGCTGGGTTGCAGTTGCCGCGGACGGCGAAGCAGCAGACGGTCGGGGCTGAGGTGCCTTCGATCGACCAGTTGCTGCCCGGGGATTTGGTGGTGTGGTCCGGGCACGTCGCGATGGTGATCGGCGACGGGCAGATGGTCGAGGCCGGGGATCCGGTGCAGATCAGCAAGATCCGGACGACCAACGCCGGGCAGCAGTTCATCGGGTTCTACCGGCCGACGGGGTGA
- a CDS encoding MauE/DoxX family redox-associated membrane protein, whose protein sequence is MGTLARLGLAAVWLVSGGLKIADPGQTYIAVQAYDVLPHALVRPVATGLPLLELVLGLLLLAGLATRWVAAASLLLLAVLVAGIAQSWARGLSIDCGCFGGGGRVDAGKTEYPQEILRDTGFALLAVWLLVRPRTWLSVDGWLGWGKGRNAGNSGGASDDYPKGIAEGN, encoded by the coding sequence ATCGGCACGCTCGCCCGGCTCGGGCTGGCTGCCGTGTGGCTCGTGTCCGGCGGCCTGAAGATCGCCGATCCGGGGCAGACGTACATCGCCGTGCAGGCTTACGACGTGCTCCCGCACGCGCTGGTGCGCCCGGTCGCCACCGGGCTGCCGCTGCTGGAGCTGGTGCTCGGGCTGCTGCTGCTAGCCGGGCTGGCCACGCGCTGGGTCGCGGCTGCTTCGCTCCTGCTGCTGGCAGTGCTCGTCGCGGGCATCGCGCAGTCGTGGGCGCGCGGGCTGAGCATCGACTGCGGCTGCTTCGGCGGCGGCGGGCGCGTGGACGCCGGGAAGACCGAGTACCCGCAGGAGATCCTGCGCGACACCGGTTTCGCCCTGCTCGCGGTGTGGTTGCTCGTCCGGCCGCGCACGTGGCTTTCGGTCGACGGCTGGCTCGGCTGGGGCAAGGGCAGGAACGCCGGGAACTCGGGCGGGGCCTCGGACGACTACCCCAAGGGCATCGCGGAAGGGAATTAG
- a CDS encoding YbaB/EbfC family DNA-binding protein, producing the protein MAAVMGEARGSAHAVDGSVEVTVDALGALKRSWLAPSLMGWDPSRVSALVLEVVRVAMAEAEQDCYNRVGLLLGEETGLLVEALSGKAAPARSAEDDPGMTVEEFQRLRAERRGASAPASASAGVEEWETFDPASLRSDR; encoded by the coding sequence GTGGCCGCGGTGATGGGGGAGGCTCGGGGGTCGGCTCATGCGGTCGATGGGTCGGTTGAGGTGACCGTGGATGCGTTGGGGGCGTTGAAGCGGTCGTGGCTTGCTCCGTCCCTGATGGGTTGGGATCCTTCGCGGGTTTCGGCTTTGGTGCTTGAGGTGGTTCGGGTGGCTATGGCTGAGGCTGAGCAGGATTGCTACAACCGGGTGGGGTTGTTGTTGGGGGAGGAGACTGGGTTGCTGGTGGAGGCGTTGTCTGGGAAGGCGGCTCCGGCTCGTTCGGCTGAGGATGATCCTGGGATGACTGTGGAGGAGTTTCAGCGGTTGCGGGCGGAGAGGCGGGGTGCTTCTGCTCCTGCTTCGGCTTCGGCTGGTGTGGAGGAGTGGGAAACGTTTGATCCGGCTTCTTTGCGGTCGGATCGGTGA
- a CDS encoding thioredoxin domain-containing protein: MGGAARNARKSRQQAAAARSVAQARGSNSDRNKIIAVVVAVVVVAALVIGGVLWINSSKNATQDSAIQPSTTSALGPGVVEKRDGAVVTVGKPGAPKTMDLYADFLCPYCAKLQQDFGARMEKAINDGQLSVRYHMVILLNKNSDPPGYSLDSANAALAAADQQKFTAFHDALFKNQPPEGGRGYDKAQLIKLGQDLGISDPKFAQAVNSGAYDQQLQAAFQQIQNDPKLQQDFGNGQIGFGTPTVAVDGKAVPAQGDWLSKILNG; the protein is encoded by the coding sequence GTGGGTGGAGCTGCGCGCAACGCGCGGAAAAGCCGTCAGCAGGCGGCGGCCGCGAGGTCGGTCGCCCAGGCGCGGGGCTCGAACAGCGACCGGAACAAGATCATCGCGGTCGTGGTCGCCGTCGTGGTGGTCGCCGCGCTCGTGATCGGCGGCGTGCTCTGGATCAACTCGAGCAAGAACGCCACGCAGGACAGCGCGATCCAGCCGAGCACGACCTCGGCGCTCGGGCCGGGCGTGGTCGAGAAGCGCGACGGGGCCGTGGTGACGGTCGGCAAGCCGGGCGCGCCGAAGACCATGGACCTGTACGCGGACTTCCTGTGCCCGTACTGCGCGAAGCTGCAGCAGGACTTCGGGGCGCGGATGGAGAAGGCGATCAACGACGGCCAGCTCTCCGTGCGCTACCACATGGTCATCCTGCTCAACAAGAACTCGGACCCGCCGGGCTACTCGCTCGACTCGGCCAACGCCGCGCTCGCCGCCGCCGACCAGCAGAAGTTCACCGCGTTCCACGACGCGCTGTTCAAGAACCAGCCGCCGGAGGGCGGCCGCGGGTACGACAAGGCCCAGCTGATCAAGCTCGGCCAGGACCTCGGGATCAGCGACCCGAAGTTCGCGCAGGCGGTCAACAGCGGCGCCTACGATCAGCAGCTGCAGGCCGCGTTCCAGCAGATCCAGAACGACCCGAAGCTGCAGCAGGACTTCGGCAACGGCCAGATCGGCTTCGGCACGCCGACGGTCGCGGTCGACGGCAAGGCCGTTCCGGCGCAGGGCGACTGGCTGTCGAAGATCCTCAACGGCTGA